Within the Canis lupus familiaris isolate Mischka breed German Shepherd chromosome 26, alternate assembly UU_Cfam_GSD_1.0, whole genome shotgun sequence genome, the region aaactaATAGGtgaaggagggacgcctgggtggctcagaggttgggcatctgcctttggctcagggcgtgatcctggagtcccaggatcgagtcccacattgggcttcttgcaccCAGGTGTCACCTTAACgtaatgtttttaatgtttatctaCATTGTAGCATAGATCAGAACTTCATGCTTATAGgtaaataacatttcattgtatagataagccccattttgtttatccatttatcagctgATGGTTGcctcagttttttgttgttgttgttgttgttgctttagtttttaaaaccaaGTTTCTCACATCAGGTTTCTTTCTCTGTAGAACGAGGATGAATTTGGGTTTGACTTTAAAGGCACCAAAAGGCCTCTTGATGGTGAACATCAGCAGGCAGTACTCACGCAGATCCATTGGGTTCTTTGTGCCATCAAGTCCTCCTCTGGACCCTGAGAAGGTCAAAGAGTTACAGCGCTTCGTCACTCTTTCCAAGAGACTCCTAGTGATGACAGGGGCAGGAATCTCCACTGAGTCGGGGATCCCAGACTACAGGTCAGAAAAAGTGGGACTTTATGCTCGCACTAAGCAGAAACCCATCCAGCATGGGGATTTTCTACGGAGTGCTCCAATCCGCCAGCAGTACTGGGCAAGAAACTTTGTAGGCTGGCCTCGGTTCTCCTCCCTGCAGCCTAACCCTGCACATTGGGCTTTGAGCAACTGGGAAAGGCTCGGAAAGCTGTACTGGCTGGTGACCCAAAATGTGGATGCCTTGCACACGAAAGCCGGGAGTCAGCGCCTGACGGAACTCCATGGCTGCATGCACAGGTGCAGGAAGGTCTAAATGGTTTGAATGCAGAAATGTGGGCTCCATTAGAGCAGGGACCATGGCTATCTTGATCGCTGTTGTTTTCATTAGGCCTTGAGAAAAGGATTTGGAGcaagttgttttatttatttctttaaaaagatatttcatttatttatttgcacctgctcgagagagcaaaagagagcccaagaaggggggaggagagggagaagcaggctccccgctgagcagagagcctgatgtggggctcgattccaggactccgggagatcatgacctgagctgagggcagatgcttaactgacagagccacccaggtgcccctgcaagtTGTTTATTGTGGAGTCGATCTCAGCAAACTCACTGAGGAACAAACTCAGTGGGGAAATGAAAAGCCAAGAAAAGGGTAAATTAATGAATGGGTTACTGCTTTGGTAAGCTAAAGCTCGATCCTTTGAGGAGCCCTCTGACCGTTTAGAGCATGCTTCAGAATTGTCTCACTAAAGGTTGAGGAAACTGGGGTATTTGTCCATCATGTCTCATCCCTCATTGGTTGAGGGTAAGTCTAGGGGAATTAATTCCCTAACACTGACTCTGCAGCTCTGGAAAAGGCTTCCTTGGCCAGTGAACACACTAAGAGAGATGCAGGAAGTTGCTTATAAGAGAACTGTGTGCTAGCCTGAAGGGTATTTTGAGGGGACTATGTGCAAAGTGTCAACAGCATAGGCTATAAGCTG harbors:
- the SIRT4 gene encoding NAD-dependent protein lipoamidase sirtuin-4, mitochondrial isoform X2, producing MNLGLTLKAPKGLLMVNISRQYSRRSIGFFVPSSPPLDPEKVKELQRFVTLSKRLLVMTGAGISTESGIPDYRSEKVGLYARTKQKPIQHGDFLRSAPIRQQYWARNFVGWPRFSSLQPNPAHWALSNWERLGKLYWLVTQNVDALHTKAGSQRLTELHGCMHRVLCLDCGAQIPRGVLQERFEALNPTWSAEAHGLAPDGDVFLTEEQVQSFQVPSCAQCGGPLKPDVVFFGDTVNPDRVDFVRRRVKEADSLLVVGSSLQVYSGYRFILTAREKQLPIAILNIGPTRSDDLACLKLDSPCGELLPLIDPH
- the SIRT4 gene encoding NAD-dependent protein lipoamidase sirtuin-4, mitochondrial isoform X4, producing MNLGLTLKAPKGLLMVNISRQYSRRSIGFFVPSSPPLDPEKVKELQRFVTLSKRLLVMTGAGISTESGIPDYRSEKVGLYARTKQKPIQHGDFLRSAPIRQQYWARNFVGWPRFSSLQPNPAHWALSNWERLGKLYWLVTQNVDALHTKAGSQRLTELHGCMHSPRDPPANLEYILGAYNMWCATWWCGGVKPIYTMVLCLDCGAQIPRGVLQERFEALNPTWSAEAHGLAPDGDVFLTEEQVYPHCSREAAPNCNT
- the SIRT4 gene encoding NAD-dependent protein lipoamidase sirtuin-4, mitochondrial isoform X3, which produces MNLGLTLKAPKGLLMVNISRQYSRRSIGFFVPSSPPLDPEKVKELQRFVTLSKRLLVMTGAGISTESGIPDYRSEKVGLYARTKQKPIQHGDFLRSAPIRQQYWARNFVGWPRFSSLQPNPAHWALSNWERLGKLYWLVTQNVDALHTKAGSQRLTELHGCMHSPRDPPANLEYILGAYNMWCATWWCGGVKPIYTMVLCLDCGAQIPRGVLQERFEALNPTWSAEAHGLAPDGDVFLTEEQVQSFQVPSCAQCGGPLKPDVVFFGDTVNPDRVDFVRRRVKEADSLLVVGSSLQVYPHCSREAAPNCNT